A genomic region of Ictidomys tridecemlineatus isolate mIctTri1 chromosome 10, mIctTri1.hap1, whole genome shotgun sequence contains the following coding sequences:
- the Otud1 gene encoding OTU domain-containing protein 1 — translation MQLYSSVCTHYPAGGPGPTAAAPAPPAAAAPFKVSLQPPGPASAAPDSETGECQPAAAAEPREAAAAPAAKMPAFSSCFEMVSGAAAPASAATAGPVGASCKPPLPPHYTSTAQITVRALGADRLLLHGPEPGSGAAASANPRGRCLLLAQAPGAPVPPRRGSSAWLLEELLRPDCPEPAGLDAAREGPDRNFRLSEHRQALAAAKHRGSAPPSGSPEPSPSPWGEEHRAERIPRGWERGGDRSDSPGADAARRLDLETEAPPARSSEVTQSSGAETVVVSRSDPRDEKLALYLAEVEKQDKYLRQRNKYRFHIIPDGNCLYRAVSKTVYGDQSLHRELREQTVHYIADHLEHFSPLIEGDVGEFIIAAAQDGAWAGYPELLAMGQMLNVNIHLTTGGRLESPTVSTMIHYLGPEDSLRPSIWLSWLSNGHYDAVFDHSYPNPEYDNWCKQTQVQRKRDEELAKSMAISLSKMYIEQNACS, via the coding sequence ATGCAGCTCTACAGCAGCGTCTGCACTCACTACCCAGCTGGGGGACCGGGTCCCACGGCCGCAGCTCCCGCGCCGCCTGCCGCCGCCGCCCCATTCAAGGTCTCCCTTCAACCTCCGGGACCTGCCAGCGCCGCGCCAGATTCCGAGACCGGTGAGTGCCAGCCCGCTGCGGCCGCTGAGCCCCGGGAAGCTGCCGCCGCCCCCGCCGCCAAGATGCCCGCCTTCTCCTCCTGCTTTGAGATGGTGTCCGGGGCCGCCGCCCCCGCCTCAGCGGCCACCGCCGGCCCGGTGGGAGCGTCCTGCAAGCCGCCGCTACCGCCGCACTACACGTCCACGGCGCAGATCACCGTGCGGGCCCTGGGCGCCGACAGGCTCCTGCTGCACGGGCCCGAACCGGGTTCCGGCGCCGCGGCCAGCGCCAACCCGCGCGGTCGCTGCCTCTTGCTGGCCCAGGCTCCCGGGGCCCCGGTGCCGCCGCGGCGGGGCTCCTCGGCCTGGCTCCTGGAGGAGCTGCTGAGGCCCGACTGTCCCGAACCCGCGGGGCTGGACGCAGCCCGGGAGGGACCTGATAGAAACTTCCGACTGAGCGAGCACCGTCAGGCCCTGGCCGCCGCTAAACACCGAGGTTCTGCGCCGCCCTCGGGGAGCCCGGAGCCCAGTCCCAGCCCGTGGGGCGAGGAACACCGAGCGGAGAGGATTCCCCGGGGGTGGGAGAGAGGTGGCGACCGCAGCGACTCTCCCGGGGCCGACGCGGCGCGACGGCTGGACCTGGAGACCGAAGCTCCCCCTGCACGGAGCAGCGAGGTGACCCAGAGTAGCGGAGCCGAGACGGTGGTGGTCTCCAGGTCGGATCCCAGAGATGAGAAGCTAGCCCTATATCTGGCCGAGGTAGAGAAGCAGGACAAGTACCTGCGACAGAGGAACAAGTACCGATTCCATATCATTCCCGACGGGAACTGCCTCTACCGAGCTGTTAGCAAGACCGTGTACGGGGATCAGAGCCTACACCGGGAGCTGAGGGAGCAGACGGTGCACTACATTGCCGATCATCTCGAGCACTTTAGCCCTCTGATTGAGGGCGACGTCGGGGAGTTTATCATCGCTGCTGCTCAGGATGGGGCATGGGCCGGGTACCCCGAATTGCTGGCTATGGGGCAGATGCTAAATGTGAATATCCACTTAACTACTGGAGGGAGGTTGGAGAGCCCCACAGTGTCAACCATGATTCACTATTTGGGCCCAGAGGATTCCCTAAGGCCTAGTATTTGGCTCAGCTGGCTCAGCAATGGACACTATGATGCAGTTTTTGATCACTCCTATCCTAACCCAGAGTATGACAATTGGTGCAAACAAACTCAAGTGCAAAGAAAACGCGATGAAGAACTTGCCAAATCCATGGCCATATCCCTATCCAAGATGTATATTGAACAAAATGCATGCTCTTGA